ACTCTAAACAGTCATTTGGTTGGAGGAATAAGTTATCCCACATAGATGGGACTGGGTGAGATAGTACGGGAGAACTCATCCTACCTTTTATTCCATATAGATGAGATTGGGTGGGATACCAAAAGagttatcccaccaaccaaacatgagatAATTCCTATGCCATTGAGACTAATAATCCTAtccctcctaccaaacgaccccgaTAACTAGTTATTTGCACAAATAACATTTTATGGTTCCACCATTTGAAATTAAACCAGTTGTGAAAAGTTTTAGGAAGATAGCCTCCCCACCAAAAATTGAAAGCCCTGACGGTTGCCAGAATGAGTTATGGTGATTGATCAGGATTTTGTTGGATGATCGCCACAATTACTTATTTGATACTTGACCAAGACCTGCCTTAAAATCACAAGAAATTCTCAGCCTTTGTGGCCTAATCTTGGTGATCACCACAACATAGTGTTCAGAAATTTACCAACACAATTTTGCATTAAAATTGATGCAAACCAACTCCAAAATGAGACTTCAATCTGATACATAATTTTCTAATAGTAACCCTAACAGTTTCCAACAGTCAGATTCAACTTAAACCTTCAAACATTAATAGACCATTGTcttctttaaaaaatttatttttaagttcGACAAAACCCAATAAAGCTCCAACAAAACCAATCCATATTGTTAAGGATAGATGTATAAGTTCAACGGAACATTACCAATCCAATTCCAACCATAAATAAGCAATGAATCTTTAATTTTCTACAATacattgtatattttatttcaaattttagtaGTGCTCATGATTTAttggaaaaagaagaatgaaaaggaGGAAGAGGATAAGAAAGTTCTGGCGGAGTAAAATTCTATTAACGGAGAAAATTTAAATGGGTGTCCTCCCAGCATTAAAACCTGCAGATAACTGGGGGTGGGGGGATTCAGCTATATACAGAACTTGCCCCTGAATTACTCTTCGGACTATAACGACAGAAGAAGTAACTTCATACCATTACATAAGTTGAACTTAAAAGATATCGATGCTTACGATGCAatgccagataccaatttggaAGAAATTAATACCTCACTAAAAGAAAACTATCCTTCATTGGCCTGCTCATCATGATCGTGCTGGTCATGGCCTGAACCGTAGTTGATCCACGGTAACATAGACTCAAGCAAGACAGCAATTGCGTTTCGATCTGTCAGATCTTGGACACGGTGGTTTGCAGGCTGTACTGCATCATTTGGCACCTCTCCCCTCGGGTCAACCATGAAATTTTGCAAGTTATCAGCAGGCAAAGTCGGAACTGAATCAGAGAAATCTGATACCATCAAGTGAGAATACCTGGTAAAAGTACAAAGCCAATTTTTAAATCCCACATGTATAAGTAAATGGTGTACACGGTTAATGAGTAGTAACGGAAGAAAACACTGCAACATGGGGTAAACAagcaacatcattttctttttcattgatGATAAGGGCAGAGTTATAGGTAGTAATTACTCATTTTTCTCAGATGAAAACGCTTCTTTTCTAACACACGTCCAGTCTCTGGCATCAGTTCCATCATTCTGCATTGTCTCAATCACCGAAAGTGCAGCATCCCTAAGAAACTTCTGGAGGTCAGGAAGCCTCCATACAAGATAGCTCCTTTCGACATATATATTGATCAAGTGATCCAAGGAAGGTGTCCCTGTTTTATCAGAGCTAAAGAAATTGTGCTTGATTATGCTAGCCCAGGCTTTATCCTTCAAGGGTACCTTCGACACCAACTTTTTCACGACTGATGGATGTAGCATCAATGCCTGCTTCATAAGATCTGTTGATGAAGCTTTTAAATCTTTTACCTCTGTTTCTTTAGCATGTTCCTCATTTTCGACGTAGTACCGGCACACAGCAAGAGAATAggagaaatttggaaataaccacAAGGAATTATCACTCTTATATTGCTCAGAGAACTGTTCAAGCCATGTGTACTCCTCCGCTCTTAAAGAATAGTAGTCAATGCAGAACAAGACACCCATTGGATCGTCTGAATCTAGTTGAAGCAATAATTTGCAGAGCTCAAGGGCAGACCGATGGCAGCCACGTCTATCCATGTTTTTCATGTGGGCGAAAAGCGCAGAGAACAACGGTTTGTTGATTTCACAACTAAACTTTAGTTGACAGTGGCCCATCAAAGGAGTGAACATTGGATGCCAAGCACATTCCAATGCATACAGACATCTAGCAGTACAATCAGCCGACATTTGTTGTTCACCACTGAATTTGTAATATTCGGCTAAAGTAATGAGTGAATCAACATGATACGGATGATGCAATAGAATATTCACAATACCATTAAAATCATGAACTGCCTTAGCACTTTCAAATGCTTTCTGGGCTTGGctgtatgatgatgtatgtacatACCTAGGAACACGACATGAACCAAATTAGTTCACATGTTTACGCAATAAAACAAACTTTTGTTAGATGCACATCCACCTTCTAAGAAAAGAAGCATCATCatcaaatgaataaaaatacaAGGCTGAAGTGTCAGCTCTTGTACTAATTTTTAACTTCATGAGTCAAAGTAAGTTGAGCAATTAGCCCCGAATAAAACGATAATCAAGAAATGTAACTAGTCATAACGCCAAAGAACCAAGATGCTGAAGCCCATTTATTTCAATTGTCCACTCATAGATAGGCTCTCTTTTCAGTTGTTAGAAAGTTTCTAAAAGCAAAAAATGGCGAATTTCAATGCACTCCACAGTTTTGCATGAGTTTAAGCCATTCAGCAATCTGTTGGCAGGATATTATTTTAAGAAGCATGAAAatattctaaaaaaatataaggtaAGATAATACATTAAAATCTAATTCAAGAACAATATTCAAGATGATCAGATAAACAGAAACTATGCATGCAGCCAAATTAGTACTCATTCAGGTGAAGTGGTATGGCAACAGATGGATCTTTCCAGAGAcaaattacaaaaaagaaaacattggtgttgatgatgaatACTTACAGTTCTCTTTACTCTAGAATGTGGTCTAAAAGTTTCTAATAGTGTTTTATCTAGCACATTAAATTGGACGTCCAAGGCTATGCCCCATCCTGCATTCATGCCCCTGTACCACTAGCAAGAGCATATAATATTGATATTGCAACACTATCAAGAAAAGCAATGACATTTACCTAAACTCAGATATCCCATCTCTGGTTTCCACAAGTTCCATCGACAGTGATCCATCCCACCTTGGCCAATGTTCTAAAGGACTAACAAGAATAGTCTTTCGATGGCTCTGGCTTCCACGTCGTCCACCTCTTGACTGTCTAGAACTTCCAGTTTGATGACCTTTTTCGAATGAATTCACCACTTTAGAACCAAATATTCTTCGAAGTTCATTTTCTGCATTAAGAAATTTCGGGTCTACTTGTAAGACAGAAGATGTAAACTGCTTGACCGCCTTCCCTCTGCCATTTAAATTTGTCGGATTATGTTTTCCAGGATCAGAAGCAACATGCTCAGGATGAGAAGAGTCATCTTTAATTGATAACTGTTCTAATGACTCATTCCAAGAGTTCTCATTATCCTTAGCTCCTGGTTGTGACTTCtccttgtttttcttctttttcttcttcttaaattTGCTATCTGACAACACAAATGCTTCAGGAGTGGTTTTTGTGGTGGAGTACTGCTTCTCATCGCTGTTGTCGATTGAGGATCTATCATTGATATCTGCCTTGTCTTCCTGCAACAACAATCCATGATTAGGCATAGCTTCTGTCAACAAAGTATAATATCAACAATGAACTAGGAGAACTTAACCAAGGAGAActctttgagaaaaaaaaaaaatattaggaaCAGAGAAGGGTTGGTCAGAAACTTTTAAAGGAACTGGGAGCCGGCATTAGATGTTGTGAAGGCCTCCCTTGGCTCAAGAAGGTTAGTTTCTTTCTGTAATGTTGATAGGTTTGAATATTAAATAATCAAATTGGAATCTAGGGTTACTAAAATTAAGATATTCATATAAAATTACATGGAAAAGCACCAAATCTATAGTTCTCATGTCTATAGTGAAGAACCAGAACACCAACTTACCATGACATCCCCTCAGATTATGCACCCCAAGGCAAACACACAAAAAGTAAGAACAGTACACATATGTAACAACCCCtcaattttttggaagaatttgaGCTCTAACCGTAACTATGGTTATTCAATTGACGGGTAATTAtggaatatatttatttaacatGTGTAAAAGGGCAGCCCTGTGTACCAAGCTCCCGCTATGCACAGGGTCAGAGGAAGGGCCcaaccacaagggtctattatacgcagccttaccctgcatttctgcaagaggctgtttctACGgttcgaacccgtgacctcctggtcacatgaaaacaactttaccagttacgccaaggctccccttcatATTTATTTAACATGTGTGAATATGCTTATGCATAGGAATACTTTTTGCTTACATGTAAGAtataagttggtatcagagcctacaCTTTAGGTCCTCGGTCATGGAGCGGAGCAATGTCCGGTAGAGTTTCTTCATGAGTATGTAGATGTCCATGCTTATAAATTTGAGGCTACTAATATTTAGGAAAGCCTTCCCTTCTTTATTTGTGCAATATAGTTAGATGACTTCTAACATTTGAATTCTTTTCTCACAGATGGCGAACACGCATTCTGCTACCGCCGCGAGGGGAAGTGGTTCTTCTACAACTCCATCTTGTCGGGGTAGATCCGATGGTAggacctatgttgctcggaccctTCACTTTTGCTGCCGCACCAGTGTCCAACACGACACGACACCGACACCGACACCGGATTCGTGTCGGATCTGGTCAAACGACATTGGATACTTTGACTGAATCCATGGGCCAATCTGAGAAAAAATTTGAGGCTAAATTGAAAGAAACGGAGAGCTCTTAAAGAGTGGACACTTATTGTATCTagaagagtttcaagttaaataaaaaataatatttaattataaatgaaacataactattaaaaaattatttttgttttttatttctaggcatagatttagttatttttcttataattttgaattattttagccaaatccccgcacccgtatccttgcccccgaatcttaaaatttagattatGCCGAATCCGACCTCTGGATCCGTACCCGTATCCGACACTTGACACcaagtccgagcaacatagggtAGGACTGCCGCCTAGCCTAGAGCTACCACTAGAGGCCGACCCCAAGCTGTTGCTCAGACCCAGGCAACTGCACCTGAGGTTCATGATGTGCCACCATCCGTACCATATTCTGTTTCTCCGTCTATGCCGCCGCCATAGGCTTTTCCACTCTCAGTGCAGCCTGAGACGGCTATTCAATTTATGAGGATGGTTGAGTCTATGTTAACGAGTGACACTCAATCTCAGGCTACTTCTCCGCCAAAGATTGGCATCCAGCTGTTACCACTCCAGCACCACAGGCTGTTCCACTTTTTCATTCACCATCTCCGACAGTGGCATCTCAGTCTTTTATTCAGCCCGTTGGGAGCGATGGTTCCGTGGCAGCTATTTCTGGGTATTGTGAGAAGCTGAAGATTTTTAAGGTTATGAAACCTCCAATGTTTGACTGTACCACGGCCAAGGCTAGCCCAGAGGATTTTCTTGATCAGTGCCGAAATTTTTTGTCTACCATGGTTTGGTTGAAGAGACAAAGGATGTGGAGTTCACTATATTCCAGTTCTCAGGGAAGATCGAGGTTTGGTGGTTAACTGTTCGGAGCTCTTATCCGGCAAGTGTTTCCTCTTATTTCTTGGACCGAGTTCTCTAGGATGTTCACTCCTCCGAGCAAGAGGGATGATATGAGGCGCCAGTTTGATAGGATCAAGCACAGACATATGACCGTGGAGGAGTATGAGACCAGGTTCTTAGTTAATTCGTTATGCCTATCCGGATATTGTTGGGGAATTTTGTGATTGGGCTTGTGCCTCATCTCTGCTCAACTGTTGCAGGCAATCTCCATTTTGGTTCGTTTGAGAGCATTGTGGACACTGTGATATGTGAAAAGTCTCATCGTGTGCTTCAATGGTAGTTCATATGGAGGTCGTGTGATATCCTCGTCAGACTGAGCATACATGTGTGTTTTGCCATCATTAGAAGCGGAATAGGCCACCTTATTCGGGGCCACCTCAGACTTATGCTTGTTGAGGTAGGAGCCACCCAGGTCGTGGTTCTGGTTAGCAGAGAGATCTAGGCCATGCCATTCTTGTGGAGAGTTGGGTAATTATGCTAGGCAGTGCCCTAGGGTGGCTCCATGAGCATAAGTCTAAAGTGGCTCTGAATAACGTGGCATATTCCATATCTAGTGAGTCGGATGATGTTCTTTACGGACAAGCAAAGCACTCACTGACTGCTGAGTCTGACGAGGATAACCACAGTCGTAACCACTCAACTACTAGATGAATTACCATTCAAGCTTCCAACCTCTCAGGCCCTCTAGCCTTCATCTCCTCCCGATCATGCACACGATAAGACTCCTCATGCATCGTAGTGTCCACAATTCTCTCAAAAAAACCAGAATGGCGCTTGCCCACAATAGCTTAGCGGAGATGAGGCCGAAGCCCATTCACAAAACGCCTCGTCCTCTCGCTCTCAGCAATATCCGAATAGGTAGAACGAATCAACTCTGAGAACCCGATATCATACTCCTCCACGGTCATATGTCCCTTCCTGATCATATCAAACTGGCGTCGTCTTATATCATCCCTCTTGCTCTGAGGAATGAACTTCTCAATGAACATCCTAGAGAACCTGCCTGACGAGAGCTCCGAACAGCTGACCACTCAACCTCAACCTTCCCAGCTCGCTGGAAAGTAGTGAACTCCACCTTAGTTTCGAGCAAACCCGTGGTGGTAGAAAAAATCTTTCGGCACTTATCAAGAAAATCCTATGGGCTAGCCTTGGCTGAGGTACCATCAAATACTGGAGGTTTCATATTAAATATCTTCTGCTCCACATAATATCCAGTAGCAGTTGTCGAGGAACCATTCTCTCCAACTAGCTAATAAAAGACTGAGGTGCCACTGTCGGGACAGGAGATGGTGAATGAAAAAGTGGAGCGGATTGTGGTGCTGGAATGTAAACAGTTGGACTATCGATGCCAATATCTGGCTAAGAAGTAGCCTGAGGACCACTCTGCCTCGATATCATAGACTCCAACATCCTCAAACTGAATAGCCTGTCTCAGGCGTCACTGAGAATTGAAATGCCGATGGCGGCATAGACGGAGAAATAGAATATGGCACGGACAGCAGCACATATGGCGGAACAGATACTGGGACATAGGAGACGGTGCAGATGGTGGCACATCATGAACCTCAGATGCAGCTGCCTTGGTCTGAGCAATAGCTCGCGGTCAGCCTCTAATGTAGATTATCTACCCTAGATTTATCAGGGTTTTGTTCATTGGGAGACTTACATTCTAGGCACTATCAGCTTTATTTTCCGTGATTTATGTGGTGACCAAgggtaagaaaaaaaagaaaaagaaaaagaaaaaccaatACTCACAGAAAGCAATTCTACGAAATAAATCAccaacaataaagaaaaaaccTTATTTTCGTCAATAGGATTAACACAAAACCTGGTCAACACCATCATCTTCGTCGTCGTCAAGGAGATCGAATGGATTACGAAAGGTAGCAGAAGGAGGAGATGATTCagattcatcttcttcttcgcTGTtgagtagttgttgttgttgaggttCTTGTTCTTTCAAGATTTTCTTCATCAAACGAgccgacatttttttttttttcaaagattcAATTTGGTTTCTATTGCCACTCaatcttcttctttattcttcTGTGTTGTAGCTGAGGAACAACTCGACCCCTTCAATCTAATCCAAGGTTTAAATACTAATGCCAAGTGCAAAAGAATTGATGTAagttgaaaacaaaaaagactTGATGCGAGTCGGctaggtttttttttcttttttcacataGGGGTTAAGGGGAATAAGTGTTCTTAAGCGGTACACCATCTCATTTAAAAAGAGTATtcacttaatatttattttttaatttaaaaagagGTATTCACTTATGGCTtattaaattaagaaagaattaatttttttttttatatttattcttattaagtgttaagtaaTAAAATCTCAATACTTATataaggcttaatgcatatgcgacCTCCTAAATttgatctttttttattttggcacATCAACTAAGTGTTGCTCTTTATATCAACCCTTAAACTTGGCGCCTATCATCAATCGTACACAATCCAACtcacataacatatatatggtAAGTCTCATTTTTTTAGCCTTGCGTGTGGATGTCAATCGCATCTTACGTGAAAAATCCacccattttaattatacacatcaaaTAGGAAGAAAAGTGTTATTGTTTTATACAAGTGAAAAACCACcacttaaaaaattaaataacaaaactggaaaataagaaatcaaaattggaaactaaaattgaaaataaaaactaaaaactgaaaactaaaactgaaaaatgagAAACCAAAACTGGAAACCAAACTGAAAActaaaaaaccaaaaccaaaacttAATATccgatgtgtataattaaaatgggtggggtgttttaattggttgaattttccACTTAGGATGCGATTGACATTCGCGCGTAaggctttaaaaaaattgaaactcaCCATATATGTTATGTAAGTCGGATTGCGTTTGATAGATACACTTGAGGCCAAGTTCAGGGTTTCAACAGGAAAAACACTTAACGGaaatgccaaaatgaaaaaaagagacAAGTTTAGGGGGTCACATATACATTAAGCCCTTATATAATCAgggataatttagtcaaattacttatttttgcttaggagttagtattttctgaaggcgtgtgcaaatggctaagtagacactcttttttaacTGGAgggtgtaatttttttttccactcaGCGTCCGATACCCGTATTGGAGCCTGGCTATATCAGGATTCGCACTGGTAAGGCCCATTTCTAGGGTAGCACTCCCTATCAAGGGTTTTCCCATGGAAATATTGCTTGGCATAGCTACCTTTaagaggtaattattgataataactaccttttagtttatttatatttagtagctacaatgattttgtaaattaccaTTCATAGCTATACTAAATACATTAGGTTTATGGCTTATATTTCTCCCTCACTCCTCTCTTCTCCCTCACCTCTTTCTCTTTAATTCTTTATTCGCCGACAGTTGACTACCACTGCCGTTCCCTCAGGCGCCGGTTCCTCGATGAAGCCACGCGAAACTTGGCACAGTGTTCAAATTGAACTCAGATCTAAAAGGAAATTGAACTTAGATCCGTAATCTTGACCGAATCTCCTCGTCGTTCCCTCCGCGCCTCTATTCCCTCGGTGCCTCGCCGAGGGGGATTCATCAAACTTGGACTCATCATTCGTGATCGCCATCGCTTGCCCATGACAGTCGTCTCAATATGAGATCTTTGAGTAAAAACATGAGATCTCAAATCGAAACTTGTATTTGACCCGAGATTGAATCATATTAGTAcgtattttttttgtatttgacTAGAATTCAtagcttcttctccttcttgtatcTCATATCTGAGTGTATTTCGTCATTTTTTGAGTGTAAATATAAGTTTCATGTATTTTGCTGATTGTATTTTTGGGCaaactagatgtatttgactgtatgtGTTTTTTGAATAATCTATATACAACCAAAACAAAAGGAtacatcaatatataaatacaatacACCACTCCGTCGTGCATTTAAATGCACTGGAATACAACCATTTTGAATACACAGGTATTCAGAGAAATTAAGGTTGTATGTATTCAAATACAATCAAATACATGTGACATCAGATAAGGTTGgatacaactgaacagtaatacAACGAATTTGCCATATactagctacgaattgtaaagtGATAAAAGGTAGCAACTAATTGTTAACGGGccttaaaaggtagttattttttttttcatatttgactTAGAATTAAGTAGTACTATATGGTTGTGTTTAATTGAATattaaatttaagaaattaaaaaaaattaaaatttatcatTACAAAAtatactataatttttttattatataaacatatgttattaggaaaaaaatagaaactttaaaattaaagtattttcaaatatacaaaatatcatACAAGCAACAAAAAAGAgtgtaaatgaaaaaataagtttacATGTATTTTGCCGATTCAAAGTAAGTTTTACTTGTGGTGATGCCATAAAAGATGGCATGGGTATTTGACACGGGTATCAATGGACAAGTTATATTTGAAAACCATGATTCCATAGGCATATGGCAACCAAAACAATCTTTGTAAGGAACAtcaatatataaaaatgataatATATGTATCCCTAAAGGCTACAGTTGGGCCAAAGATTCATTTGACACTAGCTAGTGTCCGTCCCAATACCCATGATTGGCACCCACACCACCGCCGGGCCCATATATCATACTCTTAATCATTTCCAAAGCAGAAAATAAGTGCGAGGTCAGTTGTTAATGATAAAAATGCCAAATACAATCAAATCGATTTATGAAAACCAACAAACGCTAAGATAAAAAGAATCTCTAGCCCATATAAAGACCATGGAGCATCTAACGGATTACATGAGTTTGAGTGTCGGGCAtgtaaacccaaaataaaagaaataactagaAATAAACTAGATAAAATTTGAAATGGTACGCTCGCGATACTAGCCACTCACGAAGTCTTCAATTACCAGTAAAGTGATAAAAGGTAGCATAAATATAACCCAGTAAGATCCTCGACCTTAaacaagtgttagaaaatacaaacacacaacaagtaCAAAAATATTATGCACGATATCATTATATAATAGCAACCCAAACCTtatcaatatattatatatctcaacacAATTTAACTAGTACCGTATATGGTTGTGTTTAAGAATTAATAACAAATATAATCCAAAttaaaatacaaattaaaatatatcattacaaaatattctataattttttttattatataaacatatgttaatggaagcatacacaatgccccaatataaTCAAGAAGCATTTAAAAATGCTAAGGGAAGCAAAGTATTTTCACATcacaaataatttataaaatattatttgaaaataaagtatatcTTTGGCCGGCAAGCAACAAAAAAGGcaacataaatatttttaaaacgggttttgaaaagcaagtaaaaGCTTAAAGtctcttacctcaaattcacaTAAGCACACTTTCAATAAATCAAAGCTGCGTTCTCGAGTCTCCGTATTGCCTCAAACTACACAAAAATCGATTTAGAATGGTCAAAACCCTTAGGGTAAaccacttctatatttttagagttaagtcaaattttaaaggacGAAAACACCCTCTAGTCAATGTTTTCATGCCATAAACATATGTTTTCGGGAAGGCCTTAACGAGGTGATTCCAACGATATATAGAAAATGCGACACTATTTGccctttcaaatcaatgattttgATTGAGATATATTTCTCCATTCCTCAAAATATTCCCATGTTTTCACCATAAAGATTCACCTAATAATTATGTAACaaacttaaataaaattttagagtCATTACCTTGATGAGTTGGATGgaaaatctttatttttctcctctcccttcctctctttttctcctttcttctcttgcgctttttttttttttttgcttttgcgTTTTTAGGTTTGAAAAAacattcttctcttttctttcaaattggAAGCccatcctttttaaaaaaaaatttccttttcctatttgggcttggcccaccaaattccttattttccatttttttttaatactaattacgaatttcttttcttttaaattccttTTAGCTAAAATTACCAATTAAacccttattaaaaaaaattgggttattACACTAGCGATAGTTTCTTCATGATTTcgggagggggggagggggtttGGTTTGTCTGGGACTTAGAGTGTAACACTCCATAAATccgggttaggtgtgaatatgtaaatgtGACATATTAGACATATGAAGTACAATCAAGATGAGTTTAGGTGGAAATAGTTGATTTAAGATCAAGACGAATAGTGTAGTGCATAAGATTCGATAGTATCGACCAAGTTTACGGTAGCTCTAACTTCGACCCTAATTACGTGAAAATCCGTTGAGtgtttgagaaaacttaaaacatgaaaattgtAGCCCATTGAAATAGCTTTACAACGATATAAGGCGGAGCTTAAATGGATCTGTGAGAAAGAAGTTATGATAATTTTACCAATTTGCATTTCGCAGGTCGTGTTGCAAGTTGAATGCCCGAAGTTGTGCCTCTCTAGCCCGCAGGTTGTGTCGCAGGTGGTGATGCGGCTATAAAAGTACATAtcatgaatttttcaaaaattcattccACTTCATTTTTGGCCTACTTTTTGAGGAGAAAAGACCCTAGAACTTCTCTAAACCTTACAAGGTGAGTTCCTAACCATCCTATGATTAAACCATCTCAAAATAACAAGGATAAAACTAGATTATCATTCCAATCCATATATTCTTGAAAGTCAAAGGAAGAACAATTGAAGAGGACTTTTTGGGGGAATCTTAGTAAAGGTAAGATTTTGACCTCTAATGGTGTTTATTTAATGGATTGAGACTTGTGTGGGCTATTACAAGTGATTAGAATCCATGGGCGAATCATATGAAAGAAAGAACATAAATATTGGATTATAAACCCTAATGTTCAAAAAGGGTGGGGATTCTAGGAGAAAGGTGTAAAGTTCTAATATTTCTCATCTAAATTAattgtagagtgattgttgagCCTTGGAAAACCCATTTGGTAACGTTATTGCAggaattgaggtatgtctatttttgaaaatgttttcttatgTATGTCTATAATTTGCAATCTTCTTTGAAGTACGTTTATGTTGTGAAAGCATGATTGATGGTTGAGAATCCTACTTTGATTGTTTGTACAAGTTTAAAACCTAGTTTGGTGGTTGTTCTTTGTTGAAC
This portion of the Lycium ferocissimum isolate CSIRO_LF1 chromosome 1, AGI_CSIRO_Lferr_CH_V1, whole genome shotgun sequence genome encodes:
- the LOC132056133 gene encoding uncharacterized protein LOC132056133, which gives rise to MSARLMKKILKEQEPQQQQLLNSEEEDESESSPPSATFRNPFDLLDDDEDDGVDQEDKADINDRSSIDNSDEKQYSTTKTTPEAFVLSDSKFKKKKKKKNKEKSQPGAKDNENSWNESLEQLSIKDDSSHPEHVASDPGKHNPTNLNGRGKAVKQFTSSVLQVDPKFLNAENELRRIFGSKVVNSFEKGHQTGSSRQSRGGRRGSQSHRKTILVSPLEHWPRWDGSLSMELVETRDGISEFRYVHTSSYSQAQKAFESAKAVHDFNGIVNILLHHPYHVDSLITLAEYYKFSGEQQMSADCTARCLYALECAWHPMFTPLMGHCQLKFSCEINKPLFSALFAHMKNMDRRGCHRSALELCKLLLQLDSDDPMGVLFCIDYYSLRAEEYTWLEQFSEQYKSDNSLWLFPNFSYSLAVCRYYVENEEHAKETEVKDLKASSTDLMKQALMLHPSVVKKLVSKVPLKDKAWASIIKHNFFSSDKTGTPSLDHLINIYVERSYLVWRLPDLQKFLRDAALSVIETMQNDGTDARDWTCVRKEAFSSEKNEYSHLMVSDFSDSVPTLPADNLQNFMVDPRGEVPNDAVQPANHRVQDLTDRNAIAVLLESMLPWINYGSGHDQHDHDEQANEG